In one Thermococcus sp. 2319x1 genomic region, the following are encoded:
- a CDS encoding 2-oxoacid:ferredoxin oxidoreductase subunit beta, whose protein sequence is MYLKSSYEIRDKYLRKDMLPTIFCPGCGIGAVLQYTLRAIDDLGLNQDEIVWVSGIGCSSRVPGYVNFDGLHTTHGRALAFATGIKLANPDLKVIAFMGDGDAAAIGGNHLIHAIRRNLDVTVILINNFTYGMTGGQVAPTTPKGLRGTTAPYGSFENPFDIAELAVAAGANYVARWSVFNYLQGINSIKKALQKKGFTLVEFLSQCPISFGRRNRLKTGPELIKWYQNITVPISKAKNMSPEELEGKIVIGEFVDRDRPSLIEEYEAYKRRAKKIMGWEE, encoded by the coding sequence ATGTATCTAAAATCCAGCTATGAGATTAGGGACAAATACCTTAGAAAAGACATGCTTCCCACGATATTCTGTCCGGGATGTGGTATTGGGGCTGTTTTGCAGTATACCCTCAGGGCTATTGATGATCTCGGCCTAAACCAAGACGAAATAGTGTGGGTAAGCGGTATAGGGTGCTCTTCAAGGGTTCCGGGTTATGTGAACTTTGATGGTCTCCACACAACCCACGGAAGGGCACTGGCTTTTGCAACCGGGATTAAATTGGCAAATCCAGACCTCAAGGTAATAGCTTTCATGGGCGATGGTGATGCTGCTGCCATAGGTGGAAATCACCTAATCCACGCCATAAGAAGAAACCTTGATGTTACGGTTATTCTCATTAACAACTTCACGTATGGAATGACTGGTGGGCAAGTTGCACCAACAACTCCGAAAGGCCTTAGGGGAACCACCGCTCCTTATGGAAGCTTTGAAAATCCGTTTGACATTGCCGAGCTGGCAGTTGCCGCTGGGGCAAACTACGTTGCGAGGTGGAGCGTCTTCAACTACCTTCAAGGGATAAACAGCATAAAGAAGGCTCTGCAAAAGAAGGGGTTCACCCTGGTGGAGTTCTTATCCCAGTGCCCGATAAGCTTTGGGAGGAGGAACAGGCTTAAAACGGGTCCGGAGCTTATAAAGTGGTATCAGAATATAACGGTTCCCATAAGCAAGGCCAAGAACATGTCTCCAGAGGAGCTTGAGGGCAAAATCGTCATCGGGGAGTTCGTGGACAGAGACAGACCGAGTTTAATAGAAGAATACGAGGCCTACAAGAGAAGGGCAAAGAAAATAATGGGGTGGGAAGAATGA
- a CDS encoding NTPase gives MSLMKIFITGLPGAGKTTLVLRVAEELKAYNLKIGGFITQEVRENGRRVGFKIKALDTGEEGILAWIGEGHPRVGKYVVNLEDLNRVGVLAIQRALKDADLIIIDEIGAMEYKSREFAEAVEKAVKSEKPLLATVHRNYAKRFRNYGKLYVLTPENREHIRQEIIHNLKAILKP, from the coding sequence GTGAGCCTTATGAAAATCTTCATCACCGGCTTACCGGGAGCGGGCAAAACAACCCTCGTATTAAGAGTTGCCGAAGAGCTGAAAGCTTACAACTTAAAAATTGGTGGCTTTATAACGCAGGAAGTTAGGGAGAATGGCAGAAGAGTCGGATTTAAAATTAAAGCCCTCGACACAGGAGAAGAAGGAATCTTAGCATGGATCGGAGAAGGGCATCCAAGAGTGGGGAAGTACGTTGTTAATCTTGAGGACTTAAACCGCGTTGGAGTCTTGGCAATACAAAGGGCGCTCAAAGACGCAGACCTCATAATCATTGACGAAATTGGCGCAATGGAATACAAAAGCAGGGAGTTTGCAGAAGCTGTGGAAAAAGCTGTTAAGAGCGAAAAACCACTTTTAGCGACGGTTCACAGAAATTATGCAAAGCGATTCAGGAACTACGGAAAGCTTTACGTTTTAACGCCAGAGAACAGAGAACACATAAGACAGGAAATCATTCACAACTTGAAGGCAATTCTAAAACCTTGA
- a CDS encoding ABC transporter ATP-binding protein — MDKLEVNVSFSYGEKRILKDVSFSAKKGEFLAVVGPNGAGKSTLLKCLVGILRPSGYVRLNGLDLLSLKPKERAKYISYVPQSSFPEFAFTVEEFVELGTYATKGDVEGALRKVGMWERRNEFVTKLSGGEYQLVLIARALAQGSSVMLLDEPTSHLDINHALQIMNLLKSLKDEKILVAVMHDLNLALNYADRVIVLNKGQIQWSGKSSALTPEVLEGVYGVKAKIVDVEGQRIVVAWE; from the coding sequence TTGGATAAGCTTGAGGTCAACGTCTCATTCTCCTATGGCGAAAAGCGGATTTTGAAGGATGTGAGTTTTTCAGCCAAAAAAGGAGAGTTTTTAGCAGTCGTGGGACCCAACGGCGCTGGGAAGTCCACACTCTTAAAGTGCCTGGTTGGAATTTTAAGGCCCTCTGGATACGTTAGGCTGAACGGTTTGGATTTGTTGAGCTTAAAGCCCAAAGAACGGGCGAAGTACATTTCTTATGTTCCGCAAAGTTCGTTTCCCGAGTTCGCGTTTACGGTTGAAGAGTTTGTGGAGCTCGGCACCTATGCAACTAAAGGGGATGTTGAGGGGGCATTAAGAAAGGTGGGGATGTGGGAAAGACGAAATGAATTTGTAACAAAGCTGAGCGGGGGAGAATACCAGCTGGTGTTGATAGCGAGGGCTCTGGCTCAGGGAAGCAGTGTTATGTTGCTTGATGAGCCGACTTCTCACCTCGATATCAATCATGCCCTCCAGATAATGAACCTTTTGAAGAGCCTCAAAGACGAGAAAATCCTTGTGGCCGTTATGCACGACCTAAATTTGGCTTTGAACTATGCAGACAGGGTGATAGTTCTAAACAAAGGACAGATACAGTGGAGCGGCAAATCTTCCGCCCTAACTCCAGAGGTTCTGGAGGGGGTTTATGGTGTAAAAGCGAAGATAGTTGATGTGGAAGGACAGAGGATTGTTGTGGCTTGGGAATGA
- a CDS encoding iron ABC transporter permease has protein sequence MKKIAPLLVSSVTLVLLGIVVGPVEMPFRDILAAFSLDNLRRAFLNPNSLSGNSYIVLQIRLPRVLLAYLVGVSLASAGTASQALFKNPLADPYIIGISGGAAVGASIAALYFPRYMGVLALVGAFLAVVVVYRIARVNGHIPVDTLLLAGIALGFFTSALTSYLLYVGREKIHNAIFWLMGTFNGADWGDVKVVLFSSVVGVSILLFSWRELNLLLLGEESISMGLDINRYRKIVIVVISLLTSFAVATSGIIGFVGLISPHAMRMMFGPNHKRLLPASALFGGTLMVFADILARILLKPAEVPVGIITALFGAPFFLYLLIKKKRGELFG, from the coding sequence ATGAAGAAAATCGCACCACTATTGGTGTCATCGGTAACCCTTGTCCTTTTAGGGATAGTCGTTGGGCCAGTAGAGATGCCTTTTCGGGATATTCTGGCAGCTTTTAGTCTTGATAATTTAAGGAGGGCGTTTTTAAACCCAAACTCGCTTAGTGGGAACAGCTACATTGTCCTCCAGATAAGATTGCCTAGAGTTCTACTGGCATATCTTGTTGGGGTAAGCTTGGCTTCAGCAGGTACCGCCTCCCAAGCTCTTTTTAAAAATCCACTTGCGGATCCGTATATAATCGGAATAAGTGGGGGAGCTGCAGTTGGGGCTTCAATAGCGGCCTTGTATTTTCCCCGGTACATGGGTGTTCTTGCATTGGTAGGCGCTTTCTTGGCGGTTGTTGTAGTGTACAGGATTGCAAGGGTTAATGGTCATATTCCGGTGGATACGTTGCTTTTAGCAGGAATTGCCCTGGGATTTTTTACGAGTGCTCTAACGTCTTATCTCCTCTACGTAGGCAGAGAGAAAATCCATAACGCAATCTTTTGGCTTATGGGAACATTTAACGGAGCCGATTGGGGGGATGTTAAGGTGGTTTTGTTTTCATCCGTAGTGGGGGTTAGTATTTTGCTTTTCAGCTGGAGGGAGCTAAATCTGCTCCTTTTGGGAGAGGAGAGCATTTCAATGGGGCTTGATATAAATCGCTACAGAAAGATAGTAATTGTTGTTATCTCTCTTTTGACCTCATTTGCCGTGGCTACGAGCGGGATAATAGGGTTTGTGGGTTTGATAAGCCCGCATGCCATGAGGATGATGTTTGGCCCAAATCATAAGAGACTTTTACCCGCATCAGCCCTTTTTGGAGGAACTTTAATGGTTTTTGCCGACATACTTGCCAGAATACTCCTAAAGCCGGCGGAAGTCCCGGTGGGGATTATTACAGCTCTCTTTGGAGCTCCGTTTTTCCTCTACCTTCTAATAAAGAAAAAGAGGGGTGAGCTGTTTGGATAA
- the mtnA gene encoding S-methyl-5-thioribose-1-phosphate isomerase — MEIKYKPEELTKLPRSVEFREGKVYIIDQLLLPREFKVVPLSTVEEVARAIKILQVRGAPAIGATAAYGLALLAENSKAKNKEEFFDEFYKAFEILRNTRPTAVNLFWALNRIKNLVEEHREENLGEIKRLIVEEAHKIADEDVEANLRMGHYAAEILPEGNILTHCNAGSLATVHLGTVGAALRVMYKEGKLKLLWVDETRPVLQGARLSAWEYHYDGIPLKLISDNMAGFVMQQGMVDAVIVGADRIVANGDFANKIGTYSLAVLAKEHKIPFFTIAPLSTIDMSLKSGKEIPIEERPKEEVLTCGGCRIAPDVDVYNPAFDVTPHKYLTAIITDRGIVYPPFEKNLRKLFE, encoded by the coding sequence ATGGAGATAAAATACAAGCCCGAAGAACTTACAAAGCTCCCAAGAAGTGTGGAGTTCAGGGAGGGGAAAGTCTACATTATTGATCAGCTCCTTCTTCCAAGGGAGTTTAAGGTAGTCCCTTTGAGCACTGTTGAAGAAGTTGCCAGGGCAATAAAAATCCTCCAAGTCCGTGGGGCTCCCGCAATAGGGGCAACAGCAGCTTATGGGTTAGCTTTACTTGCAGAGAACAGCAAAGCAAAGAACAAAGAGGAGTTCTTTGATGAATTTTATAAAGCATTTGAAATACTTAGAAACACCCGCCCGACAGCGGTAAATCTTTTCTGGGCACTCAACAGGATTAAAAATCTTGTAGAGGAGCACAGGGAAGAGAACCTTGGTGAAATAAAAAGGCTGATAGTTGAGGAGGCCCACAAAATAGCGGATGAAGATGTGGAAGCAAACCTCAGGATGGGTCACTATGCGGCTGAGATTCTTCCGGAGGGGAATATCCTAACCCATTGCAACGCTGGGAGCTTAGCCACAGTACATCTCGGTACGGTCGGAGCAGCACTTAGAGTTATGTACAAAGAAGGCAAGCTCAAACTTTTGTGGGTTGACGAGACGAGGCCGGTTCTCCAAGGCGCAAGGCTCTCCGCTTGGGAGTACCACTACGATGGGATTCCACTAAAGCTGATAAGCGACAACATGGCGGGCTTTGTGATGCAGCAGGGAATGGTGGATGCGGTAATAGTTGGTGCCGATAGGATAGTTGCCAACGGGGACTTTGCCAACAAAATTGGAACTTACTCTCTGGCCGTGCTTGCGAAAGAGCACAAAATACCCTTCTTCACCATAGCACCCCTCTCAACCATTGACATGAGCCTCAAGAGCGGCAAGGAGATTCCAATTGAGGAGAGGCCTAAAGAAGAAGTTTTAACCTGTGGAGGATGCAGAATAGCACCAGATGTTGACGTCTACAACCCAGCTTTTGACGTAACGCCCCACAAATATCTCACGGCAATAATCACGGACAGAGGAATTGTTTACCCACCTTTCGAAAAGAATTTGAGGAAGCTCTTTGAATAG
- a CDS encoding iron-containing alcohol dehydrogenase: MKFFSLKTRIAVGEGSLKYVQSIAMNHERVLILSSKSMRIHGFLNEVMDYAEEAGAEVDVIEGLPAEPSYEDVEELMPRVREFSPDLLIALGGGSVIDIAKAIKVFYDAPELSFEEIAFLDRFTKPPKVIPKLKTPLVAIPSTSGAGSEVSAASVLKKDGVKYNFVSFEIAPEYAILDPRLPKTMPREVARNSGLDVLVHGVEAYTTTAATPFSDAMAINAIKTVFKWLPLSVNGDETAREKIHYAATMAGIAFLNARLGICHSLSHKAAWIGPHGLLNAIFLPYVVEFNMKSDYARKKYAEIAREIGFKTAEELVEVVKEFNEMLGVPKLSDLVDEEVFMAKLDEMAEKAYADPLVNFNPVEPSVEDMKELYKKAYYAE, encoded by the coding sequence ATGAAGTTCTTCAGCTTAAAAACGAGGATAGCAGTTGGAGAAGGAAGCCTTAAGTACGTGCAGAGTATTGCTATGAACCACGAGAGGGTCTTGATCTTATCCAGCAAGTCAATGCGCATTCATGGGTTCTTAAACGAGGTTATGGACTACGCAGAGGAAGCTGGAGCGGAAGTTGATGTTATAGAGGGCTTACCTGCAGAGCCAAGCTATGAGGACGTTGAGGAGCTGATGCCAAGGGTTAGGGAGTTTTCTCCGGATTTGCTCATAGCCCTCGGAGGCGGAAGCGTAATAGACATTGCTAAAGCGATAAAAGTATTCTATGATGCTCCAGAGCTGAGCTTTGAGGAAATCGCATTCCTCGACAGGTTTACAAAGCCTCCCAAAGTTATTCCCAAGCTCAAGACTCCTTTGGTGGCAATACCCTCCACAAGCGGTGCTGGGAGTGAAGTTTCAGCGGCAAGTGTTCTCAAGAAAGATGGTGTAAAATACAACTTCGTCTCATTTGAAATTGCTCCAGAGTACGCTATTTTGGATCCAAGGTTGCCCAAAACGATGCCAAGGGAAGTTGCAAGGAACAGTGGCTTAGATGTTCTGGTTCATGGGGTTGAAGCTTACACAACGACTGCAGCTACTCCCTTCAGCGATGCGATGGCCATAAATGCTATAAAAACGGTCTTCAAGTGGCTTCCATTGTCCGTTAATGGCGATGAAACCGCAAGAGAGAAAATCCACTATGCGGCAACGATGGCTGGGATAGCTTTCTTGAACGCCCGTCTCGGAATATGTCACAGCTTAAGCCACAAAGCGGCCTGGATTGGTCCCCATGGGCTGCTCAATGCGATTTTCCTCCCATACGTGGTTGAGTTCAACATGAAAAGCGACTATGCAAGAAAGAAATACGCTGAGATAGCAAGGGAAATAGGATTCAAAACCGCTGAAGAGCTGGTCGAAGTTGTCAAAGAGTTTAACGAAATGCTCGGTGTGCCAAAGCTTAGTGACCTCGTTGATGAGGAGGTTTTCATGGCAAAGCTGGATGAGATGGCAGAGAAGGCCTATGCAGACCCTCTGGTCAACTTCAATCCCGTGGAACCCAGCGTTGAGGATATGAAAGAACTCTATAAAAAAGCCTACTATGCCGAGTGA
- a CDS encoding class I SAM-dependent methyltransferase family protein translates to MLGIKVPKKEAENVRKKLIELGLLDTNFKVKHEGEFVIFPIKEKVEGFDIVEETFERAKKRPHSYREVVDVPSQLKPLLPSSFDIIGDIAIVELPEELMPYGENIGRAILKVHKHVKAVFAKGSKVLGEYRVRELVHLAGEKRTETTHRENGIRLKLDVAKVYFSPRLATERMRIFKETKEGEVIFDMFAGIGPYSILLAKKAKIVFACDINPWAIRYLEENKRLNKVENVLPILGDVRKVAGRIKADRVIMNLPKFAHEFLKEAIISVKKGGVVHYYGFSHEENLFDEHVEKIKLVAEELGKNVKILEKRKVRPYAPYQFNIAIDFAVF, encoded by the coding sequence ATGCTGGGGATAAAGGTTCCAAAGAAGGAGGCTGAGAACGTTAGAAAAAAACTCATTGAACTCGGCCTATTGGATACTAACTTTAAGGTCAAGCATGAAGGAGAATTCGTGATATTCCCCATAAAAGAAAAGGTAGAGGGCTTTGATATTGTTGAGGAAACTTTCGAAAGGGCCAAAAAGCGGCCTCATAGCTACAGAGAGGTCGTGGATGTCCCTTCCCAACTCAAACCCCTCCTTCCATCGTCCTTCGACATAATAGGGGACATCGCCATAGTAGAGCTTCCAGAGGAGCTCATGCCATATGGAGAAAACATTGGAAGAGCAATATTAAAGGTACACAAGCACGTAAAGGCGGTCTTTGCAAAAGGGAGCAAAGTTTTAGGGGAATACAGGGTGAGAGAGCTCGTTCATCTTGCGGGGGAGAAGAGAACTGAGACAACCCATAGAGAAAACGGAATAAGACTGAAGCTCGATGTTGCAAAGGTTTATTTTTCCCCAAGGCTTGCAACGGAGAGAATGAGAATTTTCAAGGAGACCAAAGAGGGGGAGGTCATTTTTGACATGTTTGCCGGAATTGGCCCTTATTCAATCCTCCTCGCAAAGAAAGCAAAGATAGTCTTTGCGTGTGACATAAACCCCTGGGCAATAAGATACTTAGAAGAAAACAAAAGGCTGAACAAAGTTGAAAACGTCCTTCCAATTCTCGGAGACGTGAGAAAAGTAGCGGGCCGGATAAAGGCCGATCGCGTGATAATGAACCTTCCCAAGTTTGCCCACGAATTCCTGAAGGAAGCAATTATAAGCGTCAAAAAAGGTGGAGTAGTTCACTACTACGGATTCTCGCATGAGGAGAATCTATTTGATGAGCACGTGGAAAAGATAAAACTGGTTGCAGAAGAACTTGGAAAGAACGTGAAGATTCTGGAAAAAAGAAAAGTAAGGCCATATGCTCCGTATCAGTTCAACATCGCGATTGATTTTGCCGTGTTTTAG
- a CDS encoding 2-oxoacid:acceptor oxidoreductase subunit alpha: MRYPFPVGSADFIQGDEAIARAAILAGCRFYAGYPITPASEIFEAMSLYMPLVDGVSIQMEDEIGSIAAVIGASWAGAKAMTATSGPGFSLMMENLGYAIMTETPLVLVDVQRSGPSTGQPTLAAQGDLMQAIWGTHGDHSLIVLTPATVQEAFDMTIRAFNLAEKYRTPVILLTDAEVGHMRERVYAPHPDELELIYRKLPANEEEAKYPFGDVHGDLVPPMPIFGKGYRTYVTGLTHDERGGPKTVEAEVHEKLIKRIVAKIENNKKDIFDYEAYELDDADIVLVSFGIVARSAMRAVKELRKEGIRAGLLKLNVIWPFDFELIEKIAEKAEKMYVAEMNLGQLYHLVKEGANGKADVELISKIGGEVHTPGEIVERIKKDLR, from the coding sequence ATGAGATATCCGTTTCCCGTTGGAAGTGCTGATTTTATCCAAGGGGATGAAGCCATAGCAAGGGCTGCCATTTTAGCCGGGTGTAGGTTTTACGCCGGTTATCCAATAACTCCCGCAAGCGAAATTTTTGAGGCAATGTCCCTTTACATGCCCCTTGTTGATGGAGTGAGCATTCAGATGGAGGATGAGATAGGGAGCATTGCCGCTGTAATAGGTGCTTCTTGGGCTGGGGCCAAGGCCATGACCGCAACTTCCGGCCCGGGTTTTAGCTTGATGATGGAGAACCTTGGCTATGCCATAATGACAGAGACCCCCTTGGTTTTAGTTGACGTTCAAAGGAGCGGCCCTTCGACAGGTCAGCCCACTTTGGCAGCTCAAGGCGATTTAATGCAGGCTATATGGGGGACTCACGGGGATCACAGCTTGATAGTTCTAACACCGGCAACGGTTCAAGAGGCCTTTGACATGACAATAAGAGCCTTTAATCTTGCGGAGAAATATAGAACTCCCGTTATATTGCTGACGGATGCTGAAGTTGGACACATGAGGGAGAGAGTTTATGCTCCACATCCGGACGAACTTGAACTCATTTACAGAAAGCTTCCCGCCAATGAAGAGGAAGCTAAATATCCATTTGGAGACGTTCATGGCGACTTAGTTCCTCCAATGCCTATCTTTGGGAAAGGATATCGCACTTATGTCACCGGACTGACGCACGACGAAAGGGGAGGACCCAAAACAGTGGAGGCAGAGGTTCATGAAAAGCTCATAAAGCGCATTGTTGCCAAGATAGAGAACAACAAGAAGGACATCTTTGATTATGAAGCCTATGAACTGGACGATGCCGATATAGTGCTGGTGAGCTTTGGGATTGTCGCGAGATCGGCTATGAGAGCCGTCAAGGAACTTCGCAAAGAAGGAATAAGAGCCGGATTGCTCAAACTTAATGTAATCTGGCCTTTTGATTTCGAGCTGATAGAGAAAATAGCCGAAAAAGCGGAGAAGATGTACGTTGCGGAGATGAACCTTGGCCAGCTCTATCACCTGGTTAAGGAGGGAGCCAACGGAAAGGCCGATGTGGAGCTCATAAGCAAGATAGGTGGAGAAGTCCATACCCCCGGGGAGATAGTGGAGAGAATTAAGAAGGATTTGAGGTGA
- a CDS encoding DUF192 domain-containing protein — translation MLINKTKGKIWNGKVELADTFFRRLRGLMLKSSIDYALVFILPAETRINASIHMFFMLQSIDVIFLNSSREVVDLKRARPWRIYVPRESAKYIIEAPLGVAEYLNAEIGDEIDWKVEEERKAVPSPVGALNKINIKGSNNAISLAEPKPKLRGE, via the coding sequence ATGCTGATAAACAAAACAAAGGGCAAAATCTGGAATGGAAAGGTCGAACTCGCGGATACGTTCTTTAGGAGACTTAGGGGTTTAATGCTAAAATCCAGCATAGACTACGCCCTCGTGTTTATCTTGCCAGCGGAGACAAGGATAAATGCCTCGATTCATATGTTCTTCATGCTCCAGAGTATAGACGTTATCTTCTTGAACTCTTCCCGGGAAGTTGTTGATCTAAAAAGGGCCCGCCCTTGGAGAATTTATGTGCCAAGAGAAAGCGCTAAATACATAATTGAGGCTCCTTTGGGAGTTGCTGAGTATTTAAACGCCGAAATTGGGGATGAAATTGACTGGAAAGTTGAGGAGGAAAGAAAAGCAGTTCCCTCTCCCGTTGGAGCTTTAAACAAAATAAATATAAAGGGCTCAAACAACGCGATAAGCCTTGCAGAGCCCAAACCCAAGCTCAGAGGGGAGTGA
- a CDS encoding 2-oxoacid:ferredoxin oxidoreductase subunit gamma encodes MRREVLIGGFGGQGVILASVILGRAAAVYEGLYAVQTQAYGPESRGGASRAEVVISDEPIDYPKALAPDYAILLSQQAYEKYLPLVKKGGIVIVEKDLVPNRNEELEKNFKVFAIPLTEIAEETTGLSLTMNILTLGLLVKLTGIVSEDSIEKAVLDSIPKGTENINLRALKKGFELGEKALKGEI; translated from the coding sequence ATGAGGAGGGAAGTCCTTATAGGCGGCTTTGGTGGGCAAGGGGTTATACTTGCCAGTGTCATTCTTGGAAGGGCAGCGGCAGTCTATGAGGGCCTTTACGCGGTTCAAACCCAAGCTTATGGACCGGAATCAAGAGGTGGTGCAAGCAGAGCTGAGGTTGTAATAAGTGACGAGCCCATAGACTATCCCAAAGCACTGGCCCCTGATTATGCGATTTTGCTTTCCCAGCAGGCTTATGAGAAATACCTCCCCCTTGTAAAGAAAGGAGGCATCGTGATAGTCGAGAAGGACTTGGTTCCCAATAGAAATGAAGAGCTTGAGAAGAACTTCAAGGTTTTTGCAATCCCTTTGACAGAGATAGCGGAGGAAACCACCGGACTTAGCCTGACAATGAACATTCTAACCCTCGGACTCTTAGTTAAGCTTACCGGCATTGTGAGCGAAGACTCCATAGAAAAAGCCGTTCTTGATTCAATTCCTAAGGGAACCGAAAACATAAACCTAAGGGCCCTCAAAAAGGGCTTTGAACTTGGTGAAAAAGCTCTCAAGGGGGAGATCTGA